GGTGACGCCAAATTTAGAGATATAGTAGAAAATACCTTGAGCCGCATCTCCGGCCAAAGACCGGTGTTTACCAAAGCCAAAAAATCAATTTCTTCTTTTAAAACCAGGGAAGGGCAGATTGTTGGAGCGAAAGTCACCATGCGTAAAGATAAGATGTATGAGTTTGTTGATAAGTTAATTAACTTGGCCTTGCCAACAGTCAGAGATTTCCGTGGCCTCAATAAGAAAAGTATCGACGCCAAAGGCAATCTGACCATTGGCTTTCGCGAACATCTTTCTTTTCCAGAGATCAATCCGGATGAAGTCGAAAATATACACGGGCTAGAAGTTTGCCTTACCTCTACTGCCAAAAACAAAGAGGAGGGCCTTGCCCTATTTAAATATTTTGGTTTTCCATTCGCTGAAAAAGATATCGAGAAAACCAAGAAAAAATAAATTGATAAGTAACTATGGCTACACAAGCACAAATTGTCAAAAGTAAAAAGAAACCCCTTTATTCAACGCGCGTAGTTCGACGCTGTTGGCGTTGCGGCAGGCACAAAGGCTATATTCGCAAATTCA
This Candidatus Kuenenbacteria bacterium DNA region includes the following protein-coding sequences:
- the rplE gene encoding 50S ribosomal protein L5, which encodes MNRLHKKYLDEIVPRLEADFGYANKMAVPKITKATINVGISTAKGDAKFRDIVENTLSRISGQRPVFTKAKKSISSFKTREGQIVGAKVTMRKDKMYEFVDKLINLALPTVRDFRGLNKKSIDAKGNLTIGFREHLSFPEINPDEVENIHGLEVCLTSTAKNKEEGLALFKYFGFPFAEKDIEKTKKK
- a CDS encoding type Z 30S ribosomal protein S14, with the translated sequence MATQAQIVKSKKKPLYSTRVVRRCWRCGRHKGYIRKFNLCRICLRELANKGDLPGVTKSSW